From Micromonospora echinospora, one genomic window encodes:
- a CDS encoding HNH endonuclease, whose protein sequence is MTWEGSDRRARLPHDWALRRLRALRRDGYRCRQVFSTGERCGAPGSEVDHVVRGDNHDLSNLQTLCSYCHGVKTAAEAAAARRPRPKRAREPERHPGEL, encoded by the coding sequence ATGACCTGGGAGGGGTCAGACCGAAGGGCCCGCCTGCCGCATGATTGGGCCCTGCGCAGACTGCGGGCCCTACGCCGGGACGGGTACCGATGCCGCCAGGTGTTCAGCACTGGTGAGCGGTGCGGTGCCCCGGGGTCCGAGGTAGACCATGTGGTGCGTGGTGACAACCACGACCTATCCAATCTTCAGACGCTCTGCTCGTACTGCCACGGTGTGAAGACCGCAGCCGAGGCCGCCGCTGCTCGGCGACCGAGGCCGAAGCGAGCGCGCGAGCCCGAGCGTCATCCTGGCGAGCTGTGA
- a CDS encoding DUF4352 domain-containing protein: MRNKRWSVVAVVLGGVVALGCGGGGGDTGKVTDVSQPKAAASSAAPEKKTVAAMGAEAVTLDGGVVVTVGKPTKFTPSGTSAGHQRGNSAAVFSITIENKGTEPLDLTLANVTASFGAEGTQAEPVFDSEKGITGGFTSTIATGQKRTAKYAFSAPTKDTSVIAVTVEPNALGDSVALFEGKL; encoded by the coding sequence ATGCGTAACAAGCGGTGGTCAGTGGTGGCCGTGGTCCTCGGCGGCGTCGTAGCGCTGGGATGCGGCGGCGGGGGTGGTGACACGGGCAAGGTGACCGACGTTTCGCAGCCGAAGGCCGCTGCGTCGAGTGCGGCCCCGGAGAAGAAGACGGTCGCCGCGATGGGGGCGGAAGCCGTGACCCTTGACGGCGGCGTTGTCGTGACCGTCGGCAAGCCGACGAAGTTCACGCCGTCGGGAACGTCCGCCGGTCACCAGCGCGGCAACTCGGCGGCGGTCTTCTCGATCACGATCGAGAACAAGGGGACCGAGCCCCTAGACCTCACCCTCGCCAACGTAACGGCCTCGTTCGGAGCCGAGGGGACCCAGGCCGAGCCGGTCTTCGACAGCGAGAAGGGCATCACGGGGGGCTTCACGTCGACTATCGCGACGGGCCAGAAGCGCACCGCGAAGTACGCCTTCAGCGCGCCGACGAAGGACACGAGCGTGATCGCGGTGACCGTCGAGCCGAATGCGCTCGGGGACTCGGTCGCTCTGTTCGAGGGCAAGCTCTAA